The following coding sequences are from one Gemmatimonadota bacterium window:
- a CDS encoding type IV pilus twitching motility protein PilT: protein MSEGARRLADAAFAGDGRNRLNLRSLLQEMIDREASDLHVTAGERPKLRVDGDILDSTVDHIMTPKDTLQLAYSVLTESQKKRFELENELDFSFSIQNLVRFRGNVFKQRGCVAMVLRMIPFSVRTFDELGLPPVMAELADRPRGLILVTGPTGSGKSTTLAAVIDKINKERKSHILTVEDPIEFIHRHQGCIVNQREIGTDTKSFATALKYALREDPDVILVGEMRDLETIAAALTIAETGHLVLATLHTNSAAESINRMIDVFPGNQQSQIRAQLAFVLEGVITQTLLQRNRGKGRVMACEIMVATPAIRALIRDDKSHQIYSALQSGKKHGMQTMTDALYQLYMNREVPKDECLRVASNPNEFLRMIGEKPMEEQAIVAIPGQGKSERA from the coding sequence ATGAGCGAAGGCGCGCGTCGATTGGCAGACGCGGCGTTCGCGGGCGACGGCCGGAACCGGCTCAATCTCCGGTCACTGCTCCAGGAGATGATCGATCGGGAGGCCTCGGATCTTCACGTCACCGCAGGTGAGCGCCCCAAACTCCGCGTCGACGGCGACATCCTCGACTCGACCGTCGATCACATCATGACGCCGAAGGACACGCTCCAGCTGGCCTACTCGGTGTTGACTGAATCCCAGAAGAAGCGGTTCGAGCTCGAGAACGAACTCGACTTTTCCTTCAGCATCCAGAACCTGGTCCGGTTCCGCGGGAACGTGTTCAAGCAGCGGGGTTGCGTGGCCATGGTGCTCCGGATGATTCCGTTCTCGGTCCGGACCTTCGACGAACTGGGGCTCCCGCCGGTCATGGCCGAGCTGGCCGATCGGCCGCGCGGATTGATCCTGGTGACGGGCCCGACCGGGTCTGGTAAATCGACGACGCTGGCGGCGGTGATCGACAAGATCAACAAAGAACGGAAGAGCCACATCCTCACCGTGGAAGATCCGATCGAGTTCATCCACCGCCACCAGGGCTGCATCGTCAACCAGCGTGAGATCGGCACCGACACCAAGTCGTTTGCCACCGCGCTCAAGTACGCCCTCCGCGAAGACCCGGACGTCATCCTCGTCGGCGAAATGCGGGATCTCGAAACGATCGCGGCGGCCCTCACCATCGCCGAAACCGGTCACTTGGTCTTGGCCACGCTGCATACCAACTCGGCGGCGGAGTCGATCAACCGGATGATCGATGTCTTCCCCGGCAACCAGCAGTCGCAGATCCGGGCCCAGCTCGCCTTCGTGCTCGAAGGCGTCATTACCCAGACGCTGCTCCAGCGGAACCGCGGCAAGGGCCGGGTCATGGCTTGCGAAATCATGGTGGCGACTCCGGCCATTCGGGCCTTGATCCGGGACGACAAGAGTCATCAGATCTACTCGGCATTGCAGTCCGGCAAGAAGCACGGCATGCAGACCATGACCGATGCGCTCTATCAACTCTATATGAACCGCGAGGTGCCCAAGGACGAGTGCCTTCGGGTGGCTAGCAACCCGAACGAGTTCTTGCGGATGATTGGCGAGAAACCGATGGAAGAGCAAGCGATCGTGGCCATCCCGGGGCAGGGAAAAAGCGAGCGGGCGTAA
- a CDS encoding helix-hairpin-helix domain-containing protein, with protein MTSQERTAVISLLVAALVGHGIRLYALDGSEAAGGFTLRSSVAAPSLAEQRAWAAKAARPLGRAERIDLNRAGAEDLARLPKVGIPLAKAIIKQRAVRGGFASMAEVDAVPGIGPGLLVGIAPHVTLGDTDRVRTARAAEPAPVQAPLVVVGSPKKGRNRGAAALPIGPIRLNSATQAELETLPGIGPGRAKRILAYRKTYGPFASAMDLGKVPGIPPALVTQLVPQVVVP; from the coding sequence ATGACATCTCAAGAACGGACCGCCGTCATCTCGTTGCTGGTCGCTGCGTTGGTCGGGCATGGGATCCGTCTCTATGCCCTCGATGGGTCTGAAGCTGCCGGCGGGTTCACGCTCCGGTCGAGTGTCGCGGCCCCGTCCCTCGCCGAGCAGCGGGCCTGGGCCGCCAAGGCCGCTCGGCCCCTCGGTCGAGCCGAACGAATCGACCTCAACCGGGCCGGCGCCGAGGACCTGGCTCGGCTTCCCAAAGTCGGGATCCCCCTCGCTAAGGCGATCATCAAGCAGCGGGCGGTTCGCGGCGGGTTCGCCTCCATGGCCGAGGTCGATGCCGTGCCCGGGATCGGCCCAGGACTGCTGGTCGGTATCGCCCCCCATGTGACCCTGGGTGACACCGATCGGGTCCGGACGGCTCGGGCCGCCGAGCCGGCTCCGGTCCAGGCTCCGTTGGTGGTCGTTGGGTCGCCCAAAAAAGGCCGGAATCGGGGCGCGGCCGCGCTCCCGATCGGCCCAATTCGCCTCAACTCGGCCACTCAAGCGGAACTCGAAACTCTGCCAGGAATCGGCCCGGGACGGGCCAAGCGAATCCTGGCATATCGCAAAACCTACGGGCCATTCGCGTCGGCTATGGACCTCGGAAAAGTGCCTGGAATACCCCCAGCCTTGGTAACTCAACTGGTGCCACAAGTTGTAGTGCCGTGA
- the pilB gene encoding type IV-A pilus assembly ATPase PilB, giving the protein MASVVAAPEIGDRLGEMLLTENLLTREQLSQALAEQKTSGHRLGYILIKMGALAEIEVTKVLARQHRMPAVDLSQFEVDPKILKLIPSDVAKKHCVLPLKREGRTLTVAIADPTDHGLLQDLKFITRFDLFPVLAGEYTLRNLIDKYYESVEDTQQAQLQEILKDMEKLGLTDDRELAQDEEDENVSQAQINDAPVVKFINGILTDAFNRGASDIHVECFEHELRVRYRIDGVLHEVMKPPIRLRAALISRIKILSQLNIAERRVPQDGRLKLKMGPKVIDFRVSTLPCLFGEKIVLRILDKGNLTLDLSKFGFEPKAEGELMKAILNPYGMVLVTGPTGSGKTTTLYSALSRINTIETNIMTAEDPVEYNLMGINQVQVRPDIGLTFAAALKAFLRQDPNVIMIGEIRDLETGGISIKAALTGHLVLSTLHTNDAPSTITRMIDMGIEPFNVSAAVNLVVAQRLVRRICSGCKAPTKYRDEELRSINEDLDIARALPYMKGIGCDTCGGTGYKGRAGIYEVMSMTNELRRMILRGASVAELRDQAVLDGMLTLRMDGIKKIERGVTTLEEVVKETAS; this is encoded by the coding sequence ATGGCCAGCGTTGTAGCAGCCCCAGAAATTGGCGATCGCCTCGGTGAGATGCTCCTAACGGAGAACCTCCTCACCCGCGAGCAGCTTAGCCAGGCCCTGGCGGAGCAAAAAACCTCCGGTCATCGCTTGGGTTACATCCTGATCAAGATGGGGGCGTTGGCCGAGATCGAGGTGACTAAGGTCCTGGCCCGCCAGCACCGGATGCCGGCGGTTGACCTCTCCCAGTTTGAGGTCGATCCGAAGATCCTCAAGTTGATTCCGTCCGACGTGGCGAAGAAACACTGCGTCCTTCCGCTCAAACGGGAAGGCCGTACCTTGACCGTCGCCATAGCCGACCCGACCGATCACGGCCTGCTCCAGGACCTCAAGTTCATTACCCGGTTCGACCTCTTCCCGGTCCTCGCCGGCGAATACACCCTTCGGAACCTGATCGACAAGTACTACGAATCGGTCGAAGACACCCAGCAGGCCCAGCTCCAAGAAATCCTCAAGGACATGGAGAAGCTGGGCCTCACCGATGATCGCGAGTTGGCGCAGGACGAGGAAGACGAGAATGTCAGCCAGGCGCAGATCAACGATGCGCCGGTGGTCAAGTTCATCAACGGGATCCTGACCGACGCCTTCAATCGTGGGGCGTCGGACATCCACGTCGAGTGTTTTGAACACGAGCTCCGGGTCCGCTACCGGATCGACGGGGTGCTCCATGAGGTCATGAAGCCGCCAATCCGGCTTCGGGCGGCGTTGATCTCCCGGATCAAGATTCTTTCGCAACTGAACATTGCCGAGCGCCGGGTCCCCCAAGACGGCCGGTTGAAGCTCAAGATGGGCCCCAAGGTCATCGACTTCCGGGTCTCGACCTTGCCCTGCCTTTTCGGTGAGAAGATCGTGCTCCGAATCTTGGACAAGGGCAATCTCACCCTCGACCTCTCCAAGTTCGGCTTCGAGCCGAAAGCCGAGGGCGAGTTGATGAAGGCGATCTTGAATCCGTACGGCATGGTGCTGGTCACCGGTCCGACGGGTTCCGGTAAGACGACCACGTTGTACTCCGCCTTGTCCCGTATCAATACGATCGAAACCAACATTATGACCGCCGAAGATCCGGTCGAATACAACCTGATGGGGATCAATCAGGTTCAAGTTCGGCCCGATATCGGCTTGACGTTTGCCGCGGCGCTGAAGGCGTTCTTGCGCCAGGACCCCAACGTCATCATGATCGGCGAAATTCGCGATTTGGAAACCGGCGGCATCAGCATCAAGGCCGCCTTGACGGGCCACTTGGTGCTATCGACCCTTCACACCAACGACGCGCCGAGCACGATTACCCGGATGATCGACATGGGGATCGAGCCGTTCAACGTGTCGGCGGCGGTCAACTTGGTGGTAGCGCAACGGCTGGTACGGCGGATCTGCTCGGGCTGCAAGGCGCCCACCAAGTACCGGGACGAGGAGTTGCGGTCCATCAACGAAGACCTCGACATTGCCCGGGCGTTGCCGTACATGAAGGGTATCGGGTGCGACACCTGCGGCGGCACCGGATATAAGGGCCGGGCGGGTATCTACGAAGTCATGTCGATGACCAACGAGCTTCGGCGGATGATCCTCCGCGGCGCCTCGGTGGCGGAGTTGCGGGACCAGGCGGTGCTAGACGGCATGCTGACGTTGCGTATGGATGGGATCAAGAAGATCGAACGAGGCGTGACCACTCTCGAAGAAGTGGTCAAGGAGACTGCGTCATGA